In the Hordeum vulgare subsp. vulgare chromosome 7H, MorexV3_pseudomolecules_assembly, whole genome shotgun sequence genome, one interval contains:
- the LOC123410386 gene encoding uncharacterized protein LOC123410386, whose product MRCPTPHSLAHLDQPLASGPTDHIGPAASTHTKASSRKFHQPSRCSQRPTLVQRAAPCGPRLARGPAMWLDRLAPPSPAQLASDLEGKPPHHHPPVPGSEPLRCVRIRSTTLVHLLHKLVRLPSRITGAGKATL is encoded by the exons ATGAGATGCCCAACGCCTCACTCGCTGGCGCATCTAGATCAGCCTCTCGCGTCAGGCCCAACCGACCACATTGGCCCAGCGGCCTCGACCCACACCAAGGCCAGCTCCCGCAAGTTCCATCAGCCTAGCCGATGCAGCCAGCGCCCCACCCTGGTCCAACGAGCCGCCCCGTGCGGGCCTCGCCTCGCCCGTGGTCCAGCCATGTGGCTGGACCGCCTCGCGCCTCCTTCCCCGGCCCAACTAGCATCCGACCTAGAAGGCAAACCTCCGCATCACCATCCGCCAGTCCCAGG TTCGGAACCGCTTCgatgtgtgaggattcgttcgactacgttggttcatttGCTTCACAAATTGGTTCGTCTTCCGAgcaggatcacag gtgcaggtaaagcaacactttga